The window GCTGAGTACAATTTTGAGATGGGAAATAAAATGTAGATAACTTCTTGGTGATGTTTGTAGTGTAGCATTGGAATTAGCTTAATTGAAGCAATTTCCTAATGCATTTAAGTGGTCTCTAAGGACAATTTTAGTGAGACATTCATTAAAAGCCTTGAGAGACTGATCTAACCCTCTGTCTCTTTGGTCCAATGCACAGTGCCAACAAATGGACAGCTTTAATGGTGGCACAAGCAGGACTTTTATGTTACAATGCTGCTGGCCTCCCACGAcaagagcagaaaaaaagaaaagacctcAGTTGACTATATGTCCTGAGTCCTGCTGTTAGACTGGTTTTATTTAGCCAGGAAAGTAATAAAACATGGAGCTCCAAATGGGGGGTGCCAGAAGTCTTGACAGTGTGAAGATACCTAAAATTTAGAGGGCAAATGAATTAAAAGttaggtttattttggttcaagcatgttttgaaattcatgcatgtgaTGGTATATTCAAGAGAACCAGCATTGTAATacaacagattaagccactgcttgagatgctTACATTGTATATTGATCAAGGACATGGTATCAAGTCTTACCTTTGCTTttattccaacttcctgcaaatgccTAACCTGGGTGACAACAAACGATGGTTTAAGcccttgaattcctgccacctggCTGCTGGGCTTTGCCTAATCTAGCCTTTGCTATCACAGGCATTTGAAGAAtttaccagcaaatggaagatctatctctgcatttcaaatcaataataaaaacgaatgagctttttaaaaatttcatagaaaGACTCCCAgtttggctcagccttggcttgAGATgagagcatcccatattggaatgttgGCTGAAGAacaggctactctgcttctgactgaATTTCTTGCTCAAATGTCTgttatttgtggccatttggggagtagtcCAGGATAGaatatctctttcttcctccctctctcctgttctttctctgctattttgtcttttgaataaatctttcatagaaaatgtatcttttgaaaaacactacccatgcatttctttctttttgtacaAAAACACTTACCCTCTAATCCCATCTTTCACAAACTTGTTGCAGTTTTGTATGCCTTGCACCTAAGTACTGTGAAACTCCCATAGACTACAATTTAGCACTGAGTTTGCAGATGTTCAGGCCTTGGTAATAAGATTAGATGCTTATTGTAGAAATTGACTCATTGGCTCTGACTTTAGTTATTCACAGTCTATTTAATTTGTTCTTTGCCTGCCCATGTGATTCATCCCAGTTGAGCCCTCTTTAGTGCCAAGTgctttacagaaaaataaagcaagagaGTGAAAGAAGTCCATTTACtaagtacatgaaaaaaaaaatgaaatgctttaaaTTGTCCAAAAAGCTGAACAATCTTCAACTAAGGATAAATGGTCTGTGGCAGACTGTGTGCCAATGGCTCCACGGATCAGCTGAAGTTCTGACATTCCCTATCTTTGCCACACAAGTGAGATATCATTCTTATCTGTTACATAGATCCAGACTTTTAAAGTGCCTTAAGAACCTGAGAGAGCAAAGTAAgcatctctctcatctctctctcacagagATAAGAGTCAGAAATTTGTCTCCACTGACTTGCTATTTTTGCCCCTTCACATTTACATTTGGTTTCCAGAAGCTCACCCTCTTAGGACCCAGGAAAAGAAGAAGGTATAATTATTTATCATTGACTCTGTGTTGGCTCAACTACTTATTCTAATGTAGAAAGTCAAACATGATAAATGAGAACATCCTTGTAGCTGGGTCTTGTTGCCCAATACAAAGTTATCAGTTGAGTCAGGTTCCAtgttgagaaaacaaacaaaaaacactttccACGATTTTACCTCTATTTTATGGTGACTTTAACTctattttttaagaatataaaaaataggtgggtctcaggatggggcgtctcatgcctggatcccagacgccagccatcATGTGCAtttggtgagctgtccccgggcctgcctgggctctgggggctgttTCCTTTGGAGTGAGTGCACCGAGGGGTGAGGTCtctgtgactgggcatgtccggggcccacccaccgccctcattgggcagtgaatgggattggggaggggcgcaaccttggacctgggagtttaaacttccagcagacTCCCGGCTGCTGGtaggtctcaggacggggcgtctcttgcctggatcccacacaccagccaccacgtgcacatggtgagctgtccccgggcctgcctgggctccaggggctggcCACCTGGcctggcagctctggggttttggttctttgaattgctgcttaggtagcacCAAGTTGAACCCACCAAGCTTCCAGAACGTGAATCAAtcataaagattcccaatgacagtaactctttctttgaaaaacttgtaatcattaAACAATGCTAACAAccaataccagtccatgcaaaagctatggctcgaggcttgtccagcagaaacATATCCTGATACCTGACAGGATGATGGATCAAGAaatgggtcatattaggcaggggcATGACATTAACTAatactcgagaaccatatccgggggtagattctgtgagggttgtgtgggccaaaccttgtggaaattctagccccactggttagctcaagggtTGAAGGTGTGATGGACTATGCTAGGTGTGATCAAGGAGCTTGAAATCAACCACAGGTAAAgtaacccacaacagtctggactggttaaggcagcagcacctgaatgtacaTCCTGAACAGAGtgtggggtgggtcaggctgcaatgttcaccagctcatacaaggccaaatggaaggccagactatgccagatactggcctaaaacccaatggcatgtatgagaactgggtctgggagtggatcaagtggaggaacttgggaaactcccttggcgagtcatagctcccgctgatgaccatgtggtccagacctggaggtcggacaagctgggcaaagtagctccaacagctggctaatgtgtcaattggtaatggaacaggatggacggggcaggactgagcaaaccttagtccacaagtgaaactagagaccaggatggagcacaggtcatgctgagctaggctcttgcacctactggtctgcgtgagttaAGGATGCTAAGACACAGTGTCTCTGACAagggccgggacaggtgaggggctgagccaagctgagtcagaacaaccactggcaggcgcgtgatctacggctgggaacaaggcccagttggggagctaacgagacaccctagctgggttgaagttcccacaaaggggcgcatgggctggaatggtggctgcgttctgatcaggaaacggttgtagtctcccttggcacagagtggactgggattggatgcaccaagccgcgtcagactccaacaccgtctggtgtcctggaggaccagggtagatgtgagacagactaggctaggtctcagtccctactgagccatgtgtgagctgtatgtgggtatggatgagccatggctgggctgcaacatccaacagcaaggaccagtttgggttgaaggtcagtcaggaaaagtcactgttctgctaggacaggaggtgaactgagtagggctggctcatggacccactggtatgtgcaaaatctggcattgggaggggttctgatggaggagcctgggcaactcctctggcaggacacagtccctgcaggtaagcgcaagaagcatgataggaaacagcccagaataggccatggaaagtttcccactggcatacatttggcatgggtcgggggaagaccaggctgaaccagttctcgtcatccactggcagatccaaacaccagaacagtgtgggtcgagccaggctcggtggcaacaaaaactagtgcacaatacggaatgccaaggtgagattgcctgtactggatgtgacctcagcgcccaaccagcacgcatgagaaccaggaagggagggggtggagccggCAGAGGAATAAGGGGTAGTtcctttgctggacagctactcccaatggagagtgtgagctgcgatggggtcagaccagactaagcagggctacaacacctgtgcacctcatgtggactagatcaaggaaaaaccaggctgggctgattattcctactggtgcaaacaaaattagagtgggtgagggttgtttgggcttagccacagcatcagctggcagaagctggcactgggggctaattctgtcaagtttaaccacagaactacctggagagtgcataattcggaagtgggagaggcctgggagggaaataatgggctcttccctcttgggttaccactcccctGGGAGGGCTCAAAAACTGGGAtagggggttggggtggctagacagatatccaacagcatctgtgtgttCTGCATAGtgaagctggttagatggaacaaagctttaaaacccattgacatgtatgagagccgaatggggtgtgggacagactggactactgctacacatactggcaaaccagggtaggggggtctggtgggggttattgcgggtcgctccaactaggctgcaactcccactggtttatgcgagggccgagtatttgctgggcagaaccaggctggaccgcaacaccctttggttccagtggaagtcggggctggaaacacaaccaacccagcaatcgcaaccacccagctgatcagggcaatggactgtgccgggccctgtacttgctattacatacaagaatctggtctaagaatacctcagacgaagtttctttggagatctccccaatcgaaatgctggactcagaaccctaatcaagaaaagacagaagacagaacaagtcaatcaaccacctcagctatctgttggcagcgaaatacggggcagagactctatgatggactatgtcaatcagtggattctttaaagacctcattgtgcttggagtggcaagattggcagcgattcataactggtgaactatcaagaccacttgagcaagaacgtcagagcatgccctacatccgggacctggggagggtgggaaattgggtgtgccttctcccttaatacccccctttaaacatgaaggaaacaatatggaaatgatagtcttacccactttcgtTCCTATAGCCCTCGAacattttttaccctaattaactatgtaaagattgtcaaaaatataattaaaaaataaaataaaataaatataaaaatatacaaaggaaaattccAAATAAGCCTATTTATACCTGCTTTATGCTTCacaacaacagcaaaagttaaatgatttaaaaatgactTTCAGCAAATAATTTCTATAATGATCATAAGTGGCAATAGGTGGTGGTTCACAACATTTATGATGAACAGTCCTTGCCCCCAAATGGTTAGTTGTTTTTGTCTCGAGCAAAAAGTTTATGTATGACATTGCTTATCAAAATCAGGGGCCTTCATGTAAATACACTAGTCCCAATATGACATAGCAAAAGAAACATCTCTTCTAATTATGGAAGAGCAAGGTGGATCATGTAGTATAgtcacaaaaacagaacaaaaacagtGATGTCCTTGAACATTTCAACAATAAAGATGATTTTGGCTGCAAGtaaaacagagacacagacacacacaaactttAAATTAGTTTTAACAACATGGAAAATACTTGACTGATTTACTTAATGAAATCTGGAAGTAGGAAGGCCTCCGTGGTTGGTACATTGGCTTCACTCCTTTGTGATTTTTATCAACTTTGTCCTAGCCCATGTTTTGGCTGTTGTTTAAGCAAAATTGTCCTAGCAGTTCTGGGCCTCAAATTTACATATCAATattcagagggaaaaaagaaCACATTTGTCATAGAAGAATGAATATAAGCACTTAAATTAGAAGCCACCAACAAGCCTCTTTTTGAGTCTTATTTGCCCAAATGTCAGTCTTAAACTGATTACTGGTAAGAACAATGAAATCAGGCCACTGCTACAGATAGAGAAGACACATAAGATAAGCAGTGGGAAGAGTCAAAACGAATGAAACCCAGATTCTGTTAAGGAGAAAGGAACAGATAGATGCTAGAAATGTAAATAAGAAtgtctccaaagtgtgttctcttCTATAGACTATGTTTTCATTCTATAAAGGCAGAATTTTTATCTGAACAGATCACATTTCCCTAATTATCATCCAGTTGTGAGTTTCTTACCAACTTTTTGCTAATGATATATGAGCAGAAGGATGTACGCAACCTTCCAGTCAAAGGAAAGGGTGAtccctctcttttcccttcctcttgGAATTTGAATATTATAGCCAAAGCTAAAGCACTTATTTCAAGTTGAAAGACAGGATCCTGGAATCAAGGATGAAGAGTCAGCTCCCTTATTTACCCTCTATACATAATTCAAGCAATTGGctatttttcttgttattatttcattagttaaatatatacatatatttattttatttaaaaagagttacaaaaaaagggagagagagatcttgaaaTATGCcgattcattccctagatggtgCAAtttccaggactgggccaggccaaaggcagaaggcaagagcttcatccaggtctcccttgtgggtggcaggggttcagacACTTGGGCTATAcgttgatgctttcccaggcatgttagcagaaatCTAGACCacaagtagagcacctgggattcaaactggtgttaTATGGTATGTTGTGTTACAGTCAATGGCTTAATccaccacaccacaacactggcccccttaTCATTGTGTAAATCTCTGTAACTGGGGCCcgacattgtgacacagtgggttaagccacagtttGGGGccaagcacggtagcctagcgactaaagtcctcaccttgcacatactgggatcccatatgggtgctggttctaatcccagtggccccacttcggatccaattccctacttgtggcctgggaaagcagtcgaagatggcccaaaattttagtaccctgcactcgtgtgggagacccggaggaaactcctgccttctgacttcggattggctcagctccagccattgtggccacttggggagtaaatcaacggtggaagatctttctctctgtctctctccctctcttatatctggcttttcaataaaagtaaaataagtcttaaaaaaaagtttatgccACCAGCATCATATATCTGAACCCtgatcagctgtttcacttttgtttcaccttcctgttaatgagACTGGGAAAGCACAAGATGATGGGCCAGATACCTTGACTGCtgacaaccatgtggaagacccagatggagttctgggctcttggcttcagcctggcctagtccttgctgttgcagccatattggaagtgaaccagtggatggaaaagacctctccctctgtcactctgtctttcaaatagtttattaaaaagaaaagaaaggttttATCCAATACATGAATTATTGAAGTCTGGTTTGaaattctgtgtatttttctttcaaatataacaCCTAGAATGATAGCTGAGGTTAAATTTCCTCAATGCTGGTCCAACATGTGTGAGGCTGACAGCAATTCTGAACCATCATTGAGTTGAGGCTTTAATTACCTTAACACTGCTCAGATCTTTCAGTTTGCCCTTTAATGATGAGTGATAATTTGTCAGCTAGGGATGTTGAAAGTCAGATGGATCTAGAAAAAAAGGCCTTTAATATACTCCCAAATGTTTCTAGACTGATTCTGGGGCAGTGCATATACATTGCACCAGACCTTGGGCTCTATTAATGACAGTAATGGCCCAATTTTGTATTTACCCTCTGTATGCTTTTCAGCAGGCCAATTACTGGCCTAGGAAACTGGATACCTATTAGGTAAGCTCATCAAAATCTTCTCCGTTCTACTGAAAGTACCAGAAGTCCAAGGCTAAAATTAAGGCCACAACTTGAATATTTCAGGCTACTGGAATATAGTAGACCTCAAATCAAAAATAAAGTAAGGTAAGGCCAAGGTACAATATAGAATTCTGTATTCAACATGGaagtgtatttattcatttaatcaaCTCATCAAACCCTGAAGATAACTGTACTGTTGTTGCTTTGACTTATAGATGATGAAATATGGGGTTAAATTACTTGGCTGGTGTAAACAGCCAGTAAGTTGGAAAGAAAGGGCTTGAACTCAAGCAGTCTTACTTCAAAGTTCTTGTTTTATTTACCAAACAACTTCCCTTAAAGATAGCTGACTGAATTCATATGttcttctcctttccctgttgaagactcttttttttaaagatttatttattaatgtccttcaggaccagggaggagagctttctctggtccgagcctggctccacctctggacccccgccctccctcgcagtgaccatcgggatcgcttcgaaaacccctcacagcaaacaatcatacaaactaaaaaaaaaaaaaaaaaaaacaaaaaaaaaaaccctaaaataaatagacaaacaacagaaagtagagcttgaaatctgacagaaagagctggcgtggattggctcatgccttgctgggtgggacacaaagattggtcactcctcaccatggtgttgaggatttccctgcacacccccccccccaaaaaaaaaatgttctgcaccttaaatgtcgacaaatatcttgttagagttacaagccagtctggattatcccaaaatctgccaagatcaacaaaattatacttcaacacaacaaatggctaaatactaaaatgaaatagacatgagacagctgaatggtacccagtggccttttcggggtatatagcagccggtccggtcctgtatataaactaaaattgagatgtcaatgagctaatcataggttgtggttaggacttgtttttttgttattttgttctttgttttttttgttttttttttctttaacatactggttactcaaaactatgtcaattccataatattgcaaattgctgttgatgttatattgggactcttaattgactgtgatgatattataccagctctgacttcagaccagaaatggtctccccaagaaactgttcaacccatctggacaataagtagctggactccatgcttaatatatgtttgcaaggaaagaatcttgattgaatttgaactgtaatgctgcatcaaggtggaggaatccaccgggggggaggggagggggagggggagggggattcccagagcctatgaaactgtcatataattaaaaattaaaaaaaaaatatttatttattttattacagtcaaatatacagagaggaggagagacagagaggaagatcttccatccgatgattcactccccaagtgagccacatcGGCTGGTacgcgcccatccaaagccgggaaccaggaacctcctccaggtctcccactcgggtgcaaggttccagtgctctgggccgtcctcgactgctttcccaggccacaagcagagagctggatgggaagtggagctgccgggattagaaccggcgcccatatgggatcctggggcattcaaggcgaggactttagctgctaggccacgccgccgggccctgttgaaGACTCTTAAGGCAAAAGTAAAGTAATGATAAAAGTAGAAACTGCTAATATGAATAGAACGATTTAGCAGTTACTAGTAGGTAAAATATTGCAGTAATCCATCAAATTGGAGAGCAGCTGACAGACATCATGACGTAAGGCAGAAGAAGAAGTCACAGAACACACAGAAAGGGCTAAGATGATGTAAACACATCCTAATTCTgacaaacaaaacaagcaagaaaTAATTGGGGCTTAAACTAAGAAAAACAGACCAGTATAGGCTggagcaaagaaaaggaaatcagtaCAGAAACAGTTAACAAGGATGCTTACTCTCATCATTTCTATTCAATTTAACACGGGTGATTGACAGGGAGGGTGTTTATGAGATCAGCCTGTCACCCACTGGTGTATCTACGGTGCGTTTGTATCCTGGCTTTGTTGATGGGAAAGAAGCTGACTGCATGCTGGAACAGCTCTGTCGAGAGGTGCCCTGGAAGCAGAGGACTGGCTTCAGAGATACCTGTTGGTTGCAGTGGCATCCCGTGCTGAGCACCCTGAAGAAGCGCATCGAAGTGAACACGGGGTACACCTTTAACTCCCTGCTCTGCAATCTGTACCGGAACGAGAAGGACAGCGTGGACTGGCACAGCGATGATGAGCCCTCGCTGGGACAGTGTCCTATCATCGCCTCCCTCAGCTTTGGTGCCACACGTACTTTTGAGATGAGGAAGAAGCCCtccccagaagagaatggagactACACCTACGTAGAGAGAGTGAAGATATTTCTGGACCACGGAACCTTGTTAATCATGGAGCGAGCTACCCAAGCTGACTGGCAGCATCGAGTGCCCAAGGAGTACCACTCGAGGGAGCCGAGAGTGAACCTGACCTTTCGGACAGTTTATCCGGATCCAAGAGGGGCCACCCGCTGATGGGACGTCTGTCACAGCAATGCCACAAGGAACCAGGGCCCACCAGGGCTTTGACAAGAAGTGTCCAGAGGCAGTGGGGGGCTCACTTCAGGGATGGCCATGTGGCCCGTGTTGCGG is drawn from Ochotona princeps isolate mOchPri1 chromosome X, mOchPri1.hap1, whole genome shotgun sequence and contains these coding sequences:
- the LOC101520863 gene encoding alpha-ketoglutarate-dependent dioxygenase alkB homolog 3-like, coding for LTRVIDREGVYEISLSPTGVSTVRLYPGFVDGKEADCMLEQLCREVPWKQRTGFRDTCWLQWHPVLSTLKKRIEVNTGYTFNSLLCNLYRNEKDSVDWHSDDEPSLGQCPIIASLSFGATRTFEMRKKPSPEENGDYTYVERVKIFLDHGTLLIMERATQADWQHRVPKEYHSREPRVNLTFRTVYPDPRGATR